The Rosa chinensis cultivar Old Blush chromosome 7, RchiOBHm-V2, whole genome shotgun sequence DNA segment GTATTTGATTACTAAAAGTAAGTATCCTTTCTGCCTCAAGCATTTCATAATCCGTTTTATGCTTGTTAATGTTTCATATTTTGTTTGGTTAAGAATATatgataatattttcaatgCTAGTTATGTTATCGCTTTTTGTAACTTGTCAGGAAGATGTAATTCCATAGTATTGATGGTTGAATTAATAAGTGTGTAATTTGTTTATCCATTCCAGAGTTGTTTTACCGGCATTGACTAGACAGAGATCATATGGATATGTTCCCCAGCCACCTGCCATCTTATATTACTCTCAGAGAGCATCCAAAGGGGGTCTTCTCATAACTGAAGCCACTGGAGTTTCTGACACAGCACAAGGGTAACTTCATGAATAGCTATCTGATCTTTGCAACTTCCCCATTTCAACTATCTgatcttttatttgtttctttcataTGTGAAGGTATCCAGATACCCCTGGTATATGGTCAAAGGAGCAAGTTGAAGCATGGAAACCCATTGTCAATGCTGTATATGCTAAAGGGGGTGTCTTCTTCTGTCAGATTTGGCATGTGGGGAGGGTTTCAAATAGTGGTGCGTTCCTGACTTATACCTTTTTGACTTGACTTTATCATGGAAACTCTTGTGAGCATATGTGACTTATTAGACTAGTGTAGCATTTGAAAGCTAATTGTTCTTCCTTAGTTTAATGGGATAACATAAAGTTTCAATGTGGAAGAAGTTGGATAAGTTAAAATAACTCAGAATTCAGAACTAGTGTAGCATCTGCTATGCCTCATAACAAGTGAATGACTGTGGCTGATGACATCTCGTTTCTCTGTTGGCAAGATATTATGGTTTCTTAAGATCTCAGATTGGTTTCTATGGAACCATTTTATGCCAAGTCAACCTGGAGAATAACATGAAACATGGATATATTTGATTGGGTCCAGAGAACATGCATTGCATAGTAACTGTATTTTACTGAACGATTTGAACCTATCCTATTATAAACTTCTTTTTGACCAATGTTATTATTTATCAATGTTGCTTGACTGCTTCTGCTATGGGGCTGTTGTAGATCAATGAATTTGATGTTCCTTCAATATAATATATTCTGTCTCATGGTGATTCTGTTCCTCTTTGCCTATAGGCTTTCAGCCAGATGGGCAAGCACCAATCTCTTCTACTGACAAGTCCCTAACACCCCAAATAGGATCTAATGGTATTGATGTTATGCAATTCACACCTCCAAGACGATTAAGGGCAGATGAAATTCCTCAAATTGTCAATGATTTCAGACTTGCTGCAAGGAATGCTATGGAAGCTGGTAATCTTTTTTAAGTTAAATATGAAATGAATTTACATGTCCGTATTATATCAAAGTGGTGCACCAAAAATGTCTTGTTCGAAGATAGAAAAGTtgtagtagaaaaataaaatttacaggTCTTCTAGGAATATCAATTTCTTACTTTCACTTCGTTATATGATCAGTAAGTTATCatcttctcttcattttggttttggggaatGACAAATTTCATAAATCTTCCTTACCataatatttttgtttattgatttcatAGGCTTTGATGGAGTTGAAATTCATGGCTCCAGTGGCTTCCTTATCGATCAGTTTTTAAAAGATCAAGTAAATGATCGAACAGACCAATATGGTGGATCTCTAGAAAGGCGTTGCCGATTTGCACTAGACATTGTTGAAGCTGTTGTCAACGAGATAGGAGCAGATAAAGTTGGAATTAAATTATCTCCATTTGCCAACTATATGGAATCCGGAGATTCTAAACCAAAGGAATTGGGCCTTTATCTAGTCAATTCCTTGAACAAATATGGAATTCTGTACTGCCAAATGATTGAGCCAAGAATGAAGACACTTGGAGACAAAATTGAATGTCCCCACAGTCTTGTACCCATGAGAAAGGCTTTTAATGGTACTTTCATTGCTGTTGGCGGTTTTGACAGGGAAGATGGGAACAATGCTGTGGCTGAAGACAGTGCCGATCTTGTTGCTTTTGGTCGTTGGTTCTTGGCTAATCCAGATTTGCCAAAGAGATTTGAGCTTAATGCTCCTCTAAGTAAGTACATCAGAGATACATTCTACATATCTGATCCGGTTCTTGGTTACACTGATTATCCATTTCTTGACAGCACTGCTTGAGTTTCCAGCTGAGTATGTGAAGCTTGAACTCACTTATATATTATTGCTGCATTGGTCTGCTTTAAAGTTTTTTTGTTACTTTTCTTTCGTGGTATGTACAAGTAAAATACCAAGGGGCAGAGGCTGGTTGACCAGACTGTAGAGTTCTCAGTTGGTATAGTGTTTGCTGtttgatattgtaaattgtgGTATTCTCCATATGCCCTGTCAAGTGTCTAATTGTAGTTTGTGGCTACGTGAAGATGCAAAC contains these protein-coding regions:
- the LOC112176303 gene encoding 12-oxophytodienoate reductase 2 isoform X2, producing MANQAPTLPLLTPYKLGKFDLSHRVVLPALTRQRSYGYVPQPPAILYYSQRASKGGLLITEATGVSDTAQGYPDTPGIWSKEQVEAWKPIVNAVYAKGGVFFCQIWHVGRVSNSGFQPDGQAPISSTDKSLTPQIGSNGIDVMQFTPPRRLRADEIPQIVNDFRLAARNAMEAGFDGVEIHGSSGFLIDQFLKDQVNDRTDQYGGSLERRCRFALDIVEAVVNEIGADKVGIKLSPFANYMESGDSKPKELGLYLVNSLNKYGILYCQMIEPRMKTLGDKIECPHSLVPMRKAFNGTFIAVGGFDREDGNNAVAEDSADLVAFGRWFLANPDLPKRFELNAPLSLDSGDGEESMQMSHPDSTLT
- the LOC112176303 gene encoding 12-oxophytodienoate reductase 2 isoform X1, with the protein product MANQAPTLPLLTPYKLGKFDLSHRVVLPALTRQRSYGYVPQPPAILYYSQRASKGGLLITEATGVSDTAQGYPDTPGIWSKEQVEAWKPIVNAVYAKGGVFFCQIWHVGRVSNSGFQPDGQAPISSTDKSLTPQIGSNGIDVMQFTPPRRLRADEIPQIVNDFRLAARNAMEAGFDGVEIHGSSGFLIDQFLKDQVNDRTDQYGGSLERRCRFALDIVEAVVNEIGADKVGIKLSPFANYMESGDSKPKELGLYLVNSLNKYGILYCQMIEPRMKTLGDKIECPHSLVPMRKAFNGTFIAVGGFDREDGNNAVAEDSADLVAFGRWFLANPDLPKRFELNAPLSKYIRDTFYISDPVLGYTDYPFLDSTA